The following coding sequences lie in one Saccharopolyspora hordei genomic window:
- a CDS encoding TetR/AcrR family transcriptional regulator, which yields MPEVTDPPARGTRPRNRRALITAAAADLFYRQGYARVGMSDIAEAVGVGSSALYRHFAGKQQLLTRVVLDELRPFVEITADVSDLDQAVDRLAAAALEHRQLGVLWQREARQLPEEQRDALRQELREVASGLAELARAFRPELTGQDARFRAWCMFSALTSPSYHQVDLPRREFEHLLRAMVVVIATQPPHRFAEHRGDSEQRAALFAGRASRRRLLLAAATRLFSDAGYTKVTTEDVGAAAGIAGPSLYNYFASKQELLSTVITRGNAWLEVELERTLAGTPAADDALRELLRSYITFAFDHGRFIDILVSEVNHLPDAERHRARQTQHAYVAEWVGLLCEARPELDQVRSRILVQAALTVANDMARTGAVRDVDALLRVGTALMLDTPVGDRPLGR from the coding sequence ATGCCTGAGGTGACCGACCCGCCCGCCCGCGGCACGCGTCCGCGCAACCGGCGGGCGCTGATCACCGCCGCTGCCGCGGACCTGTTCTACCGGCAGGGCTACGCGCGGGTGGGCATGAGCGACATCGCCGAGGCCGTCGGGGTCGGCTCCTCGGCGCTGTACCGGCACTTCGCCGGCAAGCAGCAGCTGCTCACCCGGGTGGTGCTCGACGAGCTGCGCCCCTTCGTCGAGATCACCGCCGACGTCTCCGACCTGGACCAGGCGGTGGACCGGCTCGCCGCCGCCGCCCTGGAGCACCGCCAGCTGGGCGTGCTCTGGCAGCGCGAGGCCCGGCAGCTGCCCGAGGAGCAGCGCGACGCGCTGCGCCAGGAGCTGCGCGAGGTCGCCAGCGGCCTGGCCGAGCTGGCCCGCGCCTTCCGGCCCGAGCTGACCGGGCAGGACGCCCGGTTCCGCGCCTGGTGCATGTTCAGCGCGCTGACCAGCCCCTCCTACCACCAGGTGGACCTGCCGCGACGCGAGTTCGAACACCTGCTGCGGGCCATGGTGGTGGTCATCGCCACCCAGCCCCCGCACCGGTTCGCCGAGCACCGCGGCGACTCCGAGCAGCGGGCCGCGCTGTTCGCCGGCCGCGCCTCCCGGCGGCGGTTGCTGCTGGCAGCGGCGACACGGCTGTTCTCCGACGCCGGCTACACCAAGGTCACCACGGAGGACGTGGGCGCGGCGGCCGGGATCGCTGGCCCCAGCCTCTACAACTACTTCGCCAGCAAGCAGGAGCTGCTCAGCACCGTGATCACCCGCGGCAACGCGTGGCTGGAGGTGGAGCTGGAACGCACCCTGGCCGGCACCCCGGCCGCGGACGACGCGCTGCGCGAGCTGCTGCGCTCCTACATCACTTTCGCGTTCGACCACGGGCGCTTCATCGACATCCTGGTCAGCGAGGTCAACCACCTGCCGGACGCGGAGCGGCACCGGGCTCGGCAGACCCAGCACGCCTACGTCGCCGAGTGGGTCGGCCTGCTGTGCGAGGCCCGGCCCGAGCTGGACCAGGTGCGCTCCCGGATCCTGGTGCAGGCGGCCCTGACGGTGGCCAACGACATGGCGCGCACCGGCGCGGTCCGCGACGTGGACGCGCTGCTGCGGGTCGGCACGGCGCTGATGCTGGACACCCCGGTCGGCGATCGCCCGCTCGGCCGATGA
- a CDS encoding glutamine synthetase family protein — MGDRVPVSEPVGVAEVVAALRAAGVELVELSAVDNAGTVRVKAVPVERLSAAARFGVGISPCFETFTFDDVMVPGRYLGGPDGDLRLVPDLGRLVRLAAMPGWAWAPADKFTQDGDRFVACQRAFAVRQVESAAEAGLRVSAAFEHEWALGRPDTEDFVPAFDGPAYGQVRLEATADYARELVGALREQGLAVQQFHPEYALGQVELSVAAADPVTAADDAVLVRHTVRAVSRRHGWRASFAPCLVPGGAGSGGHLHLSVHDADGNLFAGGGGPHGLRPAGEAFLAGVLRELPALLAIGAGSPASFLRLEPSRWAGVWQVWGREAREAALRLVTGTVGTEQWAANAEVKCFDATANPYLAVGAVVAAGLAGVREGLALPAEVTGDPVALSEDRRAAAGIRRLPTSAAEAADALADSTVLAEVMGPELHDAVLTVRRAEAERFADAEPAEIAAATRWRW, encoded by the coding sequence GTGGGTGATCGGGTCCCGGTGTCCGAGCCGGTCGGAGTGGCCGAGGTCGTCGCGGCGCTGCGGGCCGCGGGCGTGGAACTGGTCGAGCTGTCCGCTGTGGACAACGCGGGGACCGTGCGGGTCAAGGCCGTGCCGGTGGAGCGGCTGTCCGCGGCGGCGCGGTTCGGGGTGGGCATCTCGCCTTGCTTCGAGACGTTCACCTTCGACGACGTGATGGTGCCCGGCCGCTACCTGGGCGGCCCGGACGGCGACCTGCGCCTGGTGCCGGACCTGGGGCGACTGGTGCGGTTGGCCGCGATGCCGGGGTGGGCCTGGGCGCCCGCCGACAAGTTCACCCAGGACGGCGACCGGTTCGTCGCCTGCCAGCGGGCGTTCGCCGTCCGGCAGGTCGAGTCCGCCGCCGAGGCGGGCCTGCGGGTCTCCGCGGCGTTCGAGCACGAGTGGGCGCTGGGGCGGCCCGACACCGAGGACTTCGTCCCGGCCTTCGACGGTCCCGCCTACGGCCAGGTGCGGCTGGAGGCCACCGCCGACTACGCGCGCGAGCTCGTCGGGGCGCTGCGCGAGCAGGGGCTGGCGGTCCAGCAGTTCCACCCGGAGTACGCGCTCGGCCAGGTCGAGCTCTCGGTGGCCGCGGCCGACCCGGTGACCGCGGCCGACGACGCGGTGCTGGTGCGGCACACCGTGCGGGCGGTGTCGCGGCGGCACGGGTGGCGGGCCAGCTTCGCCCCCTGCCTGGTGCCGGGAGGCGCCGGTTCCGGCGGGCACCTGCACCTGTCGGTGCACGACGCGGACGGCAACCTGTTCGCCGGGGGCGGCGGGCCGCACGGGCTGCGCCCGGCGGGGGAGGCGTTCCTGGCCGGTGTGCTGCGGGAACTGCCCGCGCTGCTGGCGATCGGCGCGGGCAGTCCGGCGAGCTTCCTGCGGCTGGAGCCGTCCCGCTGGGCCGGGGTGTGGCAGGTGTGGGGGCGCGAGGCGCGGGAGGCCGCGCTGCGGTTGGTCACCGGCACGGTCGGCACCGAGCAGTGGGCCGCCAACGCCGAGGTCAAGTGCTTCGACGCCACCGCGAACCCCTACCTGGCGGTCGGCGCGGTGGTCGCGGCCGGGCTGGCCGGGGTGCGCGAGGGGCTCGCGCTGCCCGCGGAGGTCACCGGCGATCCGGTCGCGCTGTCCGAGGACCGCCGGGCCGCCGCCGGGATCCGCCGCCTGCCCACGAGCGCGGCGGAGGCCGCCGACGCCTTGGCGGACTCGACGGTGCTGGCGGAGGTGATGGGCCCGGAACTGCACGACGCCGTGCTCACCGTCCGCCGCGCCGAGGCCGAGCGCTTCGCCGACGCCGAGCCGGCCGAGATCGCGGCAGCGACCCGCTGGCGCTGGTGA
- a CDS encoding LLM class flavin-dependent oxidoreductase, producing the protein MQFGIFTVGDVTPDPTNGRTPTEAERIKAMVRIALKAEEVGLDVFATGEHHNPPFVPSSPTTMLGYIAARTERLVLSTATTLITTNDPVKIAEDFAMLQHLADGRVDLMLGRGNTAPVYPWFGQDIRQGIPLAIENYHLLHRLWREDVVDWEGRFRTPLRGFTATPRPLDGVPPFVWHGSIRSPEIAEQAAYYGDGFFHNNIFWPKEHTQRMVELYRRRFEHHGHGSADQAIVGLGGQVFMRKNSQDAVREFRPYFDHAPVYGGGPSLEEFSEQTPLTVGSPQQVIDRTLSFREYVGDYQRQLFLMDHAGLPLKTVLEQLDILGEEVVPVLRREFEALRPSHVPQAPTHASLRAAQGERDSEGAAG; encoded by the coding sequence ATGCAGTTCGGGATCTTCACGGTCGGCGACGTCACCCCCGACCCGACCAACGGCCGCACGCCCACCGAGGCCGAGCGGATCAAGGCCATGGTGCGGATCGCGCTCAAGGCCGAGGAGGTCGGGCTGGACGTCTTCGCCACCGGGGAGCACCACAACCCGCCGTTCGTGCCGTCCTCGCCGACGACCATGCTCGGCTACATCGCCGCGCGCACCGAGCGGCTGGTCCTGTCCACCGCGACCACGCTGATCACCACCAACGACCCGGTCAAGATCGCCGAGGACTTCGCGATGCTGCAGCACCTGGCCGACGGCCGGGTGGACCTCATGCTGGGGCGCGGCAACACCGCGCCGGTGTACCCGTGGTTCGGCCAGGACATCCGCCAGGGCATCCCGCTGGCGATCGAGAACTACCACCTGCTGCACCGGTTGTGGCGGGAGGACGTGGTGGACTGGGAGGGCAGGTTCCGCACGCCGCTGCGGGGCTTCACCGCCACGCCGCGCCCGCTGGACGGCGTGCCGCCGTTCGTCTGGCACGGGTCCATCCGCAGCCCCGAGATCGCCGAGCAGGCCGCCTACTACGGCGACGGGTTCTTCCACAACAACATCTTCTGGCCCAAGGAGCACACCCAGCGGATGGTCGAGCTGTACCGGCGCCGCTTCGAGCACCACGGGCACGGCTCGGCGGACCAGGCGATCGTCGGCCTGGGCGGGCAGGTGTTCATGCGCAAGAACTCCCAGGACGCGGTGCGCGAGTTCCGGCCGTACTTCGACCACGCGCCGGTCTACGGCGGCGGGCCGTCGCTGGAGGAGTTCAGCGAGCAGACGCCGCTCACCGTCGGCAGCCCGCAGCAGGTCATCGACCGGACGCTGAGCTTCCGCGAGTACGTCGGCGACTACCAGCGCCAGCTGTTCCTCATGGACCACGCCGGGCTGCCGCTGAAGACCGTGCTGGAGCAGTTGGACATCCTCGGCGAGGAGGTCGTCCCGGTGCTGCGCCGGGAGTTCGAGGCGCTGCGGCCCAGCCACGTCCCGCAGGCCCCGACGCACGCCTCGCTGCGGGCCGCCCAGGGGGAGCGCGACTCCGAGGGGGCGGCGGGCTGA
- the recQ gene encoding DNA helicase RecQ, which translates to MRSVAPPEHRSDAQHVLQRVFGYDSFRGHQQEIVEHVIGGGDALVLMPTGGGKSLCYQVPALVRPGVGVVVSPLIALMQDQVDALNELGVRAGFLNSTQSSEQRRSTEQAFLAGELDLLYLAPERLSLDSTLELLDRGEVALFAIDEAHCVAQWGHDFRPDYLNLSVLHQRWPSVPRIALTATATPATRREIATRLELTEARHFVSDFDRPNIQYRIVPKSDPRKQLLSFLRTEHPGDAGIVYRLSRAEVERTAEFLVANGIEALPYHAGLDKEVRARHQARFLREDGLVMVATIAFGMGIDKPDVRFVAHLDLPKSVEGYYQETGRAGRDGLPSTAWMAYGLQDVVQQRKLIDLSEGDEAHRRTLSRHLDSMLALCETVECRRAQLLAYFGQEASGPCQNCDTCLSPPESWDGTIAAQKLLSTVVRLDRERNQRFGAGQVIDILRGKRTPKVEQFRHDSLSVFGVGADLSDAEWRGVVRQLLAQRLLSVEGDYGTLVLTEASAEVLRRENPRQVLLRTEPKRVASTPRTRTAGTEAPEMPAEAEPVFQKLRAWRLATAREEGKAPFIIFHDATLRQIATVRPTTLDELGGISGVGEQKLAKYGQAVLDALAAED; encoded by the coding sequence ATGCGCTCCGTGGCTCCCCCGGAACACCGCAGCGATGCGCAGCACGTCCTGCAGCGGGTGTTCGGCTACGACTCCTTCCGCGGTCACCAGCAGGAGATCGTCGAGCACGTCATCGGCGGCGGCGACGCGCTGGTGCTGATGCCGACCGGCGGGGGCAAGTCGCTGTGCTACCAGGTCCCGGCGCTGGTGCGCCCGGGAGTGGGGGTGGTCGTCTCCCCGCTCATCGCGCTGATGCAGGACCAGGTGGACGCGCTCAACGAGCTCGGGGTGCGCGCCGGGTTCCTCAACTCCACCCAGTCCTCCGAGCAGCGCCGCAGCACCGAGCAGGCCTTCCTCGCCGGGGAGCTCGACCTGCTCTACCTGGCGCCGGAGCGGCTGAGCCTGGACTCGACGCTGGAGCTGCTCGACCGCGGCGAGGTCGCGCTGTTCGCCATCGACGAGGCCCACTGCGTGGCGCAGTGGGGGCACGACTTCCGCCCCGACTACCTGAACCTGTCGGTGCTGCACCAGCGCTGGCCCTCGGTGCCGCGCATCGCGCTGACCGCCACCGCCACCCCGGCGACCCGCCGCGAGATCGCCACCCGGCTGGAGCTGACCGAGGCCCGGCACTTCGTGTCCGACTTCGACCGGCCGAACATCCAGTACCGGATCGTGCCCAAGAGCGACCCGCGCAAGCAGCTGCTGTCGTTCCTGCGCACCGAGCACCCGGGGGACGCCGGGATCGTCTACCGGCTCTCCCGCGCCGAGGTGGAGCGCACCGCCGAGTTCCTGGTCGCCAACGGCATCGAGGCGCTGCCCTACCACGCCGGGCTGGACAAGGAGGTGCGCGCCCGGCACCAGGCGCGGTTCCTCCGCGAGGACGGCCTGGTGATGGTGGCCACCATCGCGTTCGGGATGGGCATCGACAAGCCCGACGTGCGCTTCGTCGCGCACCTCGACCTGCCGAAGTCGGTCGAGGGCTACTACCAGGAGACCGGGCGCGCGGGCCGCGACGGGCTGCCCTCCACCGCGTGGATGGCCTACGGCCTGCAGGACGTGGTGCAGCAGCGCAAGCTCATCGACCTCTCCGAGGGCGACGAGGCGCACCGCCGCACGCTGTCCCGGCACCTGGACTCGATGCTGGCGCTGTGCGAGACGGTGGAGTGCCGCCGCGCCCAGCTGCTCGCCTACTTCGGGCAGGAGGCGTCGGGCCCGTGCCAGAACTGCGACACCTGCCTGTCGCCGCCGGAGTCCTGGGACGGCACGATCGCCGCGCAGAAGCTGCTGTCGACCGTGGTGCGGCTCGATCGCGAGCGCAACCAGCGGTTCGGCGCCGGGCAGGTCATCGACATCCTGCGCGGCAAGCGGACGCCGAAGGTCGAGCAGTTCCGGCACGACTCGCTGAGCGTGTTCGGCGTCGGCGCCGACCTGAGCGACGCCGAGTGGCGCGGCGTGGTCCGCCAGCTGCTGGCCCAGCGCCTGCTCTCCGTCGAGGGCGACTACGGCACGCTGGTGCTCACCGAGGCCAGTGCCGAGGTGCTGCGCCGGGAGAACCCCCGCCAGGTCCTGCTGCGCACCGAGCCCAAGCGCGTCGCGTCGACGCCCCGCACCAGGACCGCCGGGACGGAGGCGCCGGAGATGCCGGCCGAGGCCGAACCGGTCTTCCAGAAGCTGCGCGCCTGGCGGCTGGCCACCGCGCGCGAGGAGGGCAAGGCGCCGTTCATCATCTTCCACGACGCGACGCTGCGGCAGATCGCCACGGTCCGGCCGACCACCCTCGACGAGCTCGGCGGCATCAGCGGCGTCGGTGAGCAGAAGCTGGCCAAGTACGGCCAGGCGGTCCTCGACGCCCTCGCCGCGGAGGACTGA
- a CDS encoding XdhC family protein, with translation MTEDGACAVAHGEVPVDSESRTLVAVFASPVAEHLLRYGRDLGFRAVLVDPDPERAAAAGAASEVPELGPDADVVVTDHHRAELGPVLRDVLARDVRWVGVMGNPRHPGPHVAALRELGVPDEQIARVHRPIGLNIGSRTPVEIAIATLAGLVADRNGKPGGFEF, from the coding sequence ATGACCGAGGATGGTGCGTGCGCGGTGGCGCACGGCGAAGTGCCGGTGGACTCGGAGAGCCGCACGCTGGTCGCGGTGTTCGCCTCCCCGGTGGCGGAGCACCTGCTGCGGTACGGCCGGGACCTGGGTTTCCGAGCGGTGCTGGTCGATCCGGACCCGGAGCGGGCCGCCGCGGCCGGGGCGGCGTCCGAGGTCCCGGAGCTGGGGCCGGACGCGGACGTCGTGGTGACCGACCACCACCGCGCGGAGCTCGGCCCGGTGCTGCGGGACGTGCTCGCGCGCGACGTCCGCTGGGTGGGCGTGATGGGCAACCCGCGCCACCCCGGCCCCCACGTCGCGGCGCTGCGGGAGCTCGGCGTCCCGGACGAGCAGATCGCGCGGGTGCACCGCCCGATCGGCCTGAACATCGGCTCCCGCACCCCGGTGGAGATCGCGATCGCGACCCTGGCCGGGCTGGTGGCCGACCGCAACGGCAAGCCCGGCGGCTTCGAGTTCTGA